In Mycolicibacterium gadium, the genomic window AAACGACGACGTTTGGTGCCACCCGAAATCCGTGGAACACCGACTACACCCCGGGCGGCAGTAGCGCGGGCAGTTGCGCCGCGGTGGCGGCTGGACTCGCATCGATGGCGTTGGGCTCAGATGGCATGGGGTCGATCCGGATTCCTTCGACGTGGTGCGGGCTGTTCGGACTCAAGCCGCAGCGGGACCGGGTGCCGCTGGCACCGCACGACGACGCATGGAACGGCTTGGTCGTCAACGGTCCGATAGCGCGGACGGTCGAAGACGCTGCGCTGTTCCTCGACGTGACGAGTGGTGAGTCCGGCTTCGTCGCCGCGGCAGCGAAAGAGCCTGGAAGGCTTAGGATTGCGGTGAGCAGCAAGGTTCCCGCGGGGGTGGTGACGCGGGTAGGCGCCCCGCAGCGAGTCGCGCTCGAGGAGGCGATAGGGCTGTTGCGTGAGCTCGGGCATCAGGTCGTCATCCGCGATCCCGACTATCCGTCGACTGCAATCGCCCACGCGTTGACCCGGTACTTCCGCGGCGCGCACGACGACGTCCAGACGCTGCTGCGGCCGCAGCGGCTCGAGCCGCGCACCCGGAACTTCGCGCGAATCGGTTCGTTGATCTCCGACGATCGCATGAAGCGAATCAGGGAGGCGGAGAACGACATCGCCGAACGCGTCAACTCGATCTTCGACGACGTGGACGTCCTCATCACGCCGGGCACGGCGATGGGGCCGTCACGCATCGGCGCCTACCAACGCCGCGGCGCTCTCTCGACGCTTGCGTTGGTCGCGGCCCGGGTGCCGTTCCAGGCGATGTTCAATGCCACGGGCCAGCCGGCCGCCGTCGTGCCGTGGGGCTTCGACGACAACGGAATACCGACGTCGATCCAGCTGGTGGGCCCGCCGTTCGACGAGGCGAC contains:
- a CDS encoding amidase; translated protein: MDDRELAFAGAAQQARMLAGGTITAPALLNVYLARIARLDPELRSYRVVLADSAREHAAVAQARLDAGERLPLLGVPIAIKDDVDIAGQITAFGTSAHGAPRTTDAEVVRRLREAGAVLVGKTAVPEMTLWPFAETTTFGATRNPWNTDYTPGGSSAGSCAAVAAGLASMALGSDGMGSIRIPSTWCGLFGLKPQRDRVPLAPHDDAWNGLVVNGPIARTVEDAALFLDVTSGESGFVAAAAKEPGRLRIAVSSKVPAGVVTRVGAPQRVALEEAIGLLRELGHQVVIRDPDYPSTAIAHALTRYFRGAHDDVQTLLRPQRLEPRTRNFARIGSLISDDRMKRIREAENDIAERVNSIFDDVDVLITPGTAMGPSRIGAYQRRGALSTLALVAARVPFQAMFNATGQPAAVVPWGFDDNGIPTSIQLVGPPFDEATLLSLSAQIEKARPWADRRPPVS